The Algoriphagus halophilus sequence TCCGAAAATAACAACCTTATTCATAGCTTTATATTAATACCAAATTGGATTTTTTGATTTTTCAACCAAAACTTTATATACCTGAATGGGCGCTATAAAATAACCATACACATTACTTAAAATAGAAGCAAATATGATGGACCAAACTCCAAATTCGAACGTTTTAATAAATAAAAATGACAACCCTAAAAATAAAATAGAAGTAATGATGGAAGAGATAAACTGAACTTTCAATGTACCCATTCCATTTACAACATTTACAAAAACACTGGAAAACATAGATATAACAACTGATAAAAAACAGAAAAATGAAATAGTAAAATCAATCTTAAAATAGGATGCTCCCAACCAAAATTTGTAAAAGACATCAGAGAACAACAGCATCAAGATTCCCAGAATAAAGAAGGGGATGATCAATAATAAATATTTTTTAATCACACGGATAATCCAATCAAACTCCTTCATGAAATAAGCCTCTGTGGTACTACTCCACAGGGGAGAAATAAAAATCATAAAGATGGTCTGCAATGCAACAAAATATCTAAAAGCGATATTATAGGACGTCACTGACTCTGGATTAAAGAAATGCGCAATTAGAAATAAGGAAGTGCTATACTGGATCATCGCAGCCAGCTGAAGTACAAAAAACTTCCCTCCCATGGACATCAATTCTTTGGAATGCTTCTTATCTACATAAGCCAGGGAAGGTCTATAATCATAATAGTCATGACTGAAGAAGTAAATGTTGGCAATGATTAAAATCAGCACGGGGATGCATCCCATGGCTAACCCCAGATAGATCAATGATCCCTGAGTGAATTTGGTCAACAGGAATACTGCAACCAATACCAATACTTGCCCTATTAAATCAATCAAAGAAGCTAAGGCAGGTTTCTGATCAGAAGTAATGACTGTTTTGACGATTTGAAAAATAAACTGAAGACAGAAATAAGAAATAATGATGGCAATCAAGCCTACGATTTCCTCATTTCCTTCTTTTGGAATATTGATAAAACTATACCAATCGATAAACTTACTGCCGATAAACATCAGCACACCTGCCACCAAGAAGATGATCGCTACATAGTAATAAGTCGTGCTCACAAAAGTTCTTGCTAGCTGCTTATTACCAGTGGCTTTTGCCTCTGCAAACTTATTCCTCAATCCCTGTGTCAGGCCTACGTCAAATAAGGCAACCCAGGCCACCATGGAAGTCAGCGTAAGCCAAACACCATATTGACTTGGATTGATGTAATTAATGGTGATCGGAACTAAGACAAAGGAGATCAGCATATTCATCGCCTTGATTAAAAAGGAGCCGATGATATTTTTCTTGGCTACAACAGAACGCTTTTCACCCCGTTGAATCAAATTCTTAACCCAATCAATCTTTAGATCAAATTCCCTACGTATACTAATAAGCCACATTTCTAAAAATTTAATTGTATTCGTAATTACCGTAAGAATAACCTTGTCCTGCCCTACTTCCGTTGAGCACCAACATTGGATTATTTATTTTTGCTTCTGCTTTAAGCTGGTGGAAGAACTCAATATCATGCTTGGAAGTCCAATTGTATCTCATCATATAAATGGTAGCGTCTACCAAAGGAATTAATGAGAAGGAATCGGAAACCTGGCCCACAGGAGCACTGTCCAGCACAATGAATTCAAAATGCTTTCTCATTTCATTGATCAGCTCTTGATTCCTTGGGCTGAGCAGGATTTCAGCAGGGTTATTTGGTAATTTACCGGTGTGAAACAAGGTAACGCCTTGGTATTCCAGTCCAGAATCCAAAAACTGCTTAAATGAAATATCCTTGTTATTAATGAATTCTGAGATTCCAATGCTCCCCTTTTCAAACAGATGGGCATATTCCAAAGGCTTTCTCAAGTCATAAAACAATACGGCAGTCTTCTTCCCTATCATGCTCATGGACTTGGCAAAGTTCAAGGCAAAAAATGTCTTCCCTTCACCTGATACTGTACTGGTAACCAGGGTCACCTGAGACTCTTTCCCAAAATCATTCATACAATAACTTGTCCTGACGTACCTCAGTTGTTCAGCAATTGGTGTTTTGGAATTTTGATCAATTATTGGCCCATTTGGCTTTTTATCGATCTGGGACAACTCTCCCAAAACGCTACTGGAAGAAGGAATGATAATTTGACTTCTGTCTTCCAATTTCCCCTGAAAAGTTCTTTTTACAAATAAGTAGGAGAAGGGCGCAGCAAATGCGACAAATAAGCCTATCAAGCCTAAAATCGGCTTATTTGGACTTACCGGAACAGGACTGAAATATGCCTTTTCGATCGTCTTGGAATGCGTGGAAGAGACAGAGGCTAAGTAAAGTGAAGTCTCTTCCCGCTTCTCTATTAAATTGATATAATGAGCTTTCTTAAAGTCCAAGTCTCTTGTTAATGCTTCATATTGCCTTTGGATCATAGGACCTGAATGGTACTTACTACTATAGGTCTCAGATGCTTTTTCCAGGTTTCTGGTAGAAATTTCAAGTGCATCTATCCTATTCTCCAAATGTCCCACAATCTTGTTTCTAAAATTGGAAATGCGCTCTGTTGTATTTACATACACCGGGTTCTCAGGTAGAATAGCCCCCTTCAAGCGTTCGAGCTTATCTACTTCAGTATTGAAATCCTGGATCATGAGCAATAAGGCAGGATCATCATTTGACAAAGGGCCAAGAGTGATACTTTGCTGTGTGCCCGATAACACCTCACTTCTAAGATTTCTAAGTATTTCTAACTGACTTCGATTGATCGATAATTGCTTCGAATTATCCAGCGCATTTTGTTGGTAAAACTTGGAATCATTTTCTACATCGACGACATCTTTGCTATACTTAAAGGATTCAATATTGGATTGCATCCCACTCAACTCTGCCGACAAAATGGATAACTGTGTGTCCAAAAACTCCAGGGAATTTAATGCCACTTCCTTCTTCTCAGCTACCGCATTTTCATTGTAAGTATTTACTAACTCATTGACCACCTGCACTCCCAAGTCGGGAAACTCCGTTTTCAGGGAAACATACAGAATACTACTGTTTTTATCCTTTGGCTCCACTTTAAGACTGCTTGACATCATACTTGCCAATTGTGCGTTATTAAACAAATTCACTATGAGCGGATAGCCATTAAACTCCTTCACTTCTTTATTCCTGTGAATTTTCAGGATGGCAAATTCATTTTGAAATGTTTCCCCAAACTTAATTTCGTTGACAGTTTCACCGTTGGAATAAATGACGTAATCATTCTCAATCCCCAAGACCTCAAATTCCTTATCCAATAAGTATTCCTCCTCAATATTGATCACTTCGATCAGGAAGGGAAGCTCTTGGTTTGATACCGTATTGAGCTTACCCAGGAAATTTTTATGGTAGGCTAAATAATTAAAATTCAAATCTTTGATCGCTTGTCTCATTAAATCCGAAGATTGAAGTACATCAATCTCGTTGTCAGTAATTTGGTAGGATTTAAAATCGCTTAATTCACTTAAAACTGGATTTTCCAAAAACACAGAACCCTTCGATTCGTCTTTGAGCATAATCACGCTATTCACCTGAAACAAAGGGATAGCAAAATAGATATAGGCAAACACCGAGGAAAAAACCACCACAAAGGAGATCAAAAAGAGTTTCCAATACCTTACATAGTAAAGGAAGCTTTTCTTGATATGTGATGACTCAAATACCTCTGTGTCAACAATTCCATCCAATAAAACATCTGAAGCTTTCATAAACAGTTATTTAAAAAATATTCTGATAGTTAAATATTAGTGCCACAGCAACAGAAGATAATATGGTCATGAACGCAATGGTGGTTGGGTTCATTTCCGCTTGTATCAGCTTCTTTTTATCTGCCTCTATGTAAAGCACATCGTTTTGTTTTAGGAAGAAGTTGGCCGATCCCAACAATTCTTTGTCATTCATATCAATACGATAGAGCATTTTCTCTCCATCATGTTCTCTGATCACTAAAACATTCTCTCTTTTACCATACACGGTCATATCTCCTGCCAAGCCCAATGCTTCTATGACCGAGATATTGTCCGTGGTAATGGTAAATGTATTAGGTTGATTCACCTCTCCTAAGACCGTGATTTTAAAGTTGGTAATGGATAATTCTACACGGGGGTTGGTCACCAACTTTTCCAAAGAACTAGCTATTTTTTCTCTGGCCTCATCTCTTGTCAACCCCAGCAGTTCAATTTTCCCGACAATTGGAAAATCTATTTCTCCACTCTGAGATACCTTATATCTACTTTGGGTATAGGTAGTTCTGGCCCCCACTTCCTCCTCTCCATTTGCAATCACACCATAATTGAAGAGCAGGTTAGATTCAGGATCCAAGGTGGTTACCTTTACTTCCAATTCATCTCCTTTTTGAATCCTAATAGGATCTATTGCATTGGTAGTCGTGTATAATTCACCCTTTTGTAATTCTAAATTGGAGAAATAAGTGATATTCCTTTTAGAACAAGATGCTAAGAGAAATAGCACGAGCATGTATTTAAAAAAATATTTCATAAAATTATAGTTATATATCTATTACAGTTGATAAAATCTAATGATTCTTACAGCGGAATCATGGGCTATGCTTACACAATACTCTCCCATTTCAAAACTCCATATCTTCCAGGAAGAGGCAAAACTTGAAAGGTCTGAAGGAATTAAATTTAAGCCATCTACACAGGCTACATCTTTGATTCTATCGGTCAATCCTAAACCAACTCCTTTCAACAATGACTCTTTTCTAGTCCAGTGTTTAAAAAACACAGCTCTCGGTGCCTCAGAGTTTAAAATCATGCTTATTTCATAATTGGACATACAATTAATAATCATATCATATAAGTCCAATTGTGAATTCATAAACTCAATATCTACACCTACAGACCATCTATTTGCAAAACCAATAACAATGTAATCTCCTGAATGAGAGATATTAAAATTAAAATGAGGGTAGTATTTAAAATAAGGTTTATTGTTTTCTAAATAATCAATCTCAAATGAATTGGGGTCAACTTTTAAATAATCTGAACTTATTTTTCTGACAAAATAGCGAGCCAATAAATGCCTATTCCTATCCTCCGTATCTTTATAATTATTAAATCTATTTAACTCCTCTTCTGATAGTGTATCACTTAGATGATCTAACATATCTAAATGATCGGGAATATATATTCTCCATATATCAAAATGATTATCTAAGTTATAATCACATGATTTCCTCCATTCAATCACCCTAATTTGATCACAGAAAACTTTACCCATTATCATAGCTTACCTAGTGTAGGAGTTCAAAATATTCTGTAATGTCTTTGTAAATTCTGCACCGTGAGGTGGTTTAAGCATATTGGCATGCTCACCTGGCATCCTAATTACCTTGATCTCTTTTGCAAAAGGAGTCCAACCAAATGTTTTGAAATCCTCTACGTAAAATGTTCTTCTATTGGCAAGAAATAAGGTAATGTTTACGTCAACCGGCTCATGAACATAATTTTTCCAAGCTTCCTTGTTGACATGTTCGATCTCCTTGATCCTAGAAAATAAATTGGTGTTCTTCTGGAATTTTGCCCTCCAATTATCCCTCTTCTCCAATAAATATTTCTTTCTATAGCTCAGGTAAAAACCTGGATCTCTGACGATGAATTTTATTTCATACCAGATCCTCTTGAACAATCTGGACACCTTGCTGAAAAACCCTTTTGGAGTAGAATCTGTATCAAAAGCAATCGTATCAATCATTCCTAAAAACTGTACCTGATCCCCCATCTTTATTAATTGCTTCGCCATTTCAAAAGCAATCAACCCTCCCAAAGAATTCCCCATTAAATGATAAGGACCTTGGAGACCTGCTATTCTGATCTGTTCAATATATACTTGAGCAATCTGTTCAATGGTGCTA is a genomic window containing:
- a CDS encoding 4'-phosphopantetheinyl transferase family protein, giving the protein MLDHLSDTLSEEELNRFNNYKDTEDRNRHLLARYFVRKISSDYLKVDPNSFEIDYLENNKPYFKYYPHFNFNISHSGDYIVIGFANRWSVGVDIEFMNSQLDLYDMIINCMSNYEISMILNSEAPRAVFFKHWTRKESLLKGVGLGLTDRIKDVACVDGLNLIPSDLSSFASSWKIWSFEMGEYCVSIAHDSAVRIIRFYQL
- a CDS encoding lipopolysaccharide biosynthesis protein is translated as MWLISIRREFDLKIDWVKNLIQRGEKRSVVAKKNIIGSFLIKAMNMLISFVLVPITINYINPSQYGVWLTLTSMVAWVALFDVGLTQGLRNKFAEAKATGNKQLARTFVSTTYYYVAIIFLVAGVLMFIGSKFIDWYSFINIPKEGNEEIVGLIAIIISYFCLQFIFQIVKTVITSDQKPALASLIDLIGQVLVLVAVFLLTKFTQGSLIYLGLAMGCIPVLILIIANIYFFSHDYYDYRPSLAYVDKKHSKELMSMGGKFFVLQLAAMIQYSTSLFLIAHFFNPESVTSYNIAFRYFVALQTIFMIFISPLWSSTTEAYFMKEFDWIIRVIKKYLLLIIPFFILGILMLLFSDVFYKFWLGASYFKIDFTISFFCFLSVVISMFSSVFVNVVNGMGTLKVQFISSIITSILFLGLSFLFIKTFEFGVWSIIFASILSNVYGYFIAPIQVYKVLVEKSKNPIWY
- a CDS encoding polysaccharide biosynthesis/export family protein — protein: MKYFFKYMLVLFLLASCSKRNITYFSNLELQKGELYTTTNAIDPIRIQKGDELEVKVTTLDPESNLLFNYGVIANGEEEVGARTTYTQSRYKVSQSGEIDFPIVGKIELLGLTRDEAREKIASSLEKLVTNPRVELSITNFKITVLGEVNQPNTFTITTDNISVIEALGLAGDMTVYGKRENVLVIREHDGEKMLYRIDMNDKELLGSANFFLKQNDVLYIEADKKKLIQAEMNPTTIAFMTILSSVAVALIFNYQNIF
- a CDS encoding GumC family protein, giving the protein MKASDVLLDGIVDTEVFESSHIKKSFLYYVRYWKLFLISFVVVFSSVFAYIYFAIPLFQVNSVIMLKDESKGSVFLENPVLSELSDFKSYQITDNEIDVLQSSDLMRQAIKDLNFNYLAYHKNFLGKLNTVSNQELPFLIEVINIEEEYLLDKEFEVLGIENDYVIYSNGETVNEIKFGETFQNEFAILKIHRNKEVKEFNGYPLIVNLFNNAQLASMMSSSLKVEPKDKNSSILYVSLKTEFPDLGVQVVNELVNTYNENAVAEKKEVALNSLEFLDTQLSILSAELSGMQSNIESFKYSKDVVDVENDSKFYQQNALDNSKQLSINRSQLEILRNLRSEVLSGTQQSITLGPLSNDDPALLLMIQDFNTEVDKLERLKGAILPENPVYVNTTERISNFRNKIVGHLENRIDALEISTRNLEKASETYSSKYHSGPMIQRQYEALTRDLDFKKAHYINLIEKREETSLYLASVSSTHSKTIEKAYFSPVPVSPNKPILGLIGLFVAFAAPFSYLFVKRTFQGKLEDRSQIIIPSSSSVLGELSQIDKKPNGPIIDQNSKTPIAEQLRYVRTSYCMNDFGKESQVTLVTSTVSGEGKTFFALNFAKSMSMIGKKTAVLFYDLRKPLEYAHLFEKGSIGISEFINNKDISFKQFLDSGLEYQGVTLFHTGKLPNNPAEILLSPRNQELINEMRKHFEFIVLDSAPVGQVSDSFSLIPLVDATIYMMRYNWTSKHDIEFFHQLKAEAKINNPMLVLNGSRAGQGYSYGNYEYN